The DNA window GATCGGAAATCCGAAACGGGCCGCGCGCCTCGATCTCCTCTCTCGTGAGGAAATATCCGATCTGCGATGCCTCGCGTTCGTAGAAGCCCTGATTTTCGAGACGGGTGCGGCGCCGGACCGCCACCACGATGGGATCGAGGGCTACCGCCTCGGGAACCAGTTCGATCCTGAGGTCCACGTCTCCGGACTCGTCGAGAACGACGCGTTCGGCTACCGGCCGAAAGCCCAGCATGTCCACGGTGACCTCGTACTCCCCGAGGCGAAGAGTCGGGGTGACGATGGTCCCGTCCCCCCTCGTCGTTCCCTCCCAGATCGCGCCAGGCCCCGCAGAAACGAGCCGGAGCACGACGCGCGCCGAGTTCACCGGGATGAGCGTCGTACGGTCCGTCACGCGAACGAGGATCGCAATGCCATTCCCCGGCGAATCCGCCAGGGGCTCGGTCTGAGCCGCAGCCAGGGCGGGAAACGTCAGCCAAAGCCCAACGAGAGCGTGGCGAAGGCCCGGGCGAGGCATGGATCCGCTCCTCGAGGGGAGGGGGCGCACTTAACCCTTGGGCTGCAGGGAGTAGCGAGTTCGTCACAATACATCGCACCCCAGCGCGCCGCTACGGGGGAATCTCTCCGGCCCGGACGGGGTTCAAGGGAGGCTCGCCCCTGTGGACCCCGCGGGGGACCCAGGAGCCGCTGACCCGCACATTCCCACAACGAGGCAGGACACCGAATGAAGCGCCGCCCCATTCACCACCGCGCGACCCCCGCCGCCGCCTTGACCGTGCTCGTCGTACTTGCCGGGATCCCCGTGGAGGGGTCCGCGCAGGCCGCGGCACCGCCCGCCCTGGACGTCCTGGCCGCCACGATTACCGAAGCCACGGTTCGCACGCACATCGCGTACCTGGCCTCGGACGCGCTCCTCGGGCGGGACACGCCGAGCCGCGGATTGGAGGATGCCGCCGCGTACCTCGCGACCCAACATCAAAGGGCCGGACTCCAGCCGGCCGGCGAGGGCGGAAGCTTCATCCAGCGTTATCCCTTCGCGGACACGATGGTCCCCAACGTCGTGGCGATGATCCAGGGGAGCGACCCCGCGCTCCGCGACGAGATCGTCGTCTTGAGCGCCCACATGGATCACGTGGGAATCGGACAGCCGGTGGAGGGGGACTCGATTTACAATGGCGCCGATGACAACGCTTCGGGGACCACCGCGCTCCTCGAGGTCGCCCGGGTCCTCGCCGCCCTTCCCCCGGACCAGCGCCCTCGCCGGAGCGTTCTCTTCCTGCACATCAGCGGTGAGGAAAAAGGTCTCCTCGGTTCGCGCTGGTGGG is part of the Gemmatimonadota bacterium genome and encodes:
- a CDS encoding carboxypeptidase regulatory-like domain-containing protein, which codes for MPRPGLRHALVGLWLTFPALAAAQTEPLADSPGNGIAILVRVTDRTTLIPVNSARVVLRLVSAGPGAIWEGTTRGDGTIVTPTLRLGEYEVTVDMLGFRPVAERVVLDESGDVDLRIELVPEAVALDPIVVAVRRRTRLENQGFYEREASQIGYFLTREEIEARGPFRISDLFYTIPGARVIPARAGQSAALVLLRNQCVPLIVLDGSPITIPIRLDELLNVGDIEAIEVYHGPSAPVQYSPFTTCGTIMVWTRETRLLEGDPLSWKRLVAGATILGLIILLGR
- a CDS encoding M28 family peptidase, whose translation is MKRRPIHHRATPAAALTVLVVLAGIPVEGSAQAAAPPALDVLAATITEATVRTHIAYLASDALLGRDTPSRGLEDAAAYLATQHQRAGLQPAGEGGSFIQRYPFADTMVPNVVAMIQGSDPALRDEIVVLSAHMDHVGIGQPVEGDSIYNGADDNASGTTALLEVARVLAALPPDQRPRRSVLFLHISGEEKGLLGSRWWVRNPTVPIERVVANINVDMVGGDAFPDTVAVLGAEYSTLGPLAHEVSAGLPELSLTTSRDLWPQEQLFFRSDQLNFMAQEIPALFFFAGLHECYHRPCDEVDFVSAGKVARVATLLAHTVYEIANRDARPEWDPQGLAEVRRLISGGG